One window of the Cryptomeria japonica chromosome 7, Sugi_1.0, whole genome shotgun sequence genome contains the following:
- the LOC131856646 gene encoding secreted RxLR effector protein 78-like, giving the protein MAAETIHTIHNSKAKGMIIKLDVRKAYGRVSWNFIFEVIKKFGVKQRWLDCIKHSVSSVNYSVIVNETVSGFFQATNGLRQGDPLSPFLFVLMVEVLGRSL; this is encoded by the coding sequence ATGGCAGCGGAGACTATTCATACAATACATAATTCCAAAGCTAAAGGTATGATCATTAAGCTAGATGTGAGAAAAGCATATGGTCGGGTATCTTGGAATTTTATTTTTGAGGTtattaaaaaatttggtgttaagCAAAGGTGGTTGGATTGTATAAAACATTCTGTTTCATCCGTGAATTACTCTGTGATTGTCAACGAGACTGTTAGCGGCTTTTTTCAGGCTACTAATGggttaagacaaggagatcccctatcaccatttttgtttgtattgatggTAGAAGTGCTTGGAAGGAGTTTGTAG